From the Musa acuminata AAA Group cultivar baxijiao chromosome BXJ3-7, Cavendish_Baxijiao_AAA, whole genome shotgun sequence genome, one window contains:
- the LOC135584450 gene encoding uncharacterized protein LOC135584450 isoform X2, which produces MKAKKSGTVYAALPFQTERLFLMATYNEEYSQIGVSREEKDKLVGEVIRFVLFKTHQNSGCPIKREELTQLITKNYRQRSLPALVINEAREKISNIFGYEMKELQRSRPASNKQGRAPQQSAVEAKSYIVLSQLPADIYSKYIEDKKTSHMTGFTFVVISIVHLAGENLWHHLRRLGLNESDENNAVFGNTKQTLEMLVHQRYLQKEKVNGPEGNIIMYELAERALDESIAEKLKDYIGQVVSNDTAAEAD; this is translated from the exons ATGAAAGCAAAGAAGAGCGGAACAGTATACGCAGCCTTACCATTCCAAACAGAAAGGCTTTTTCT GATGGCAACTTACAATGAGGAATACTCACAGATTGGTGTGTCTCGAGAG GAAAAAGACAAGTTGGTTGGAGAAGTGATCCGCTTTGTACTTTTCaagactcaccaaaactctggatgcccTATAAAGAGGGAGGAATTGACACAACTAATAACAAAAAATTACCGTCAGCGCTCCCTTCCGGCCCTTGTCATAAACGAAGCCAGAGAAAAAATCTCAAACATTTTTGGGTATGAGATGAAAGAATTGCAGCGTTCCCGTCCTGCCTCGAACAAGCAGGGCCGTGCTCCTCAACAAA GTGCCGTTGAAGCAAAATCATATATTGTTTTGAGTCAGCTGCCAGCTGATATTTATAGTAAATATATTGAGGATAAAAAGACTTCACACATGACTGGCTTCACTTTTGTCGTCATCAGCATCGTACATCTCGCAGGAG AGAATCTCTGGCATCATTTGAGGAGGCTGGGTTTAAATGAGAGTGATGAAAACAATGCCGTCTTTGGTAACACTAAGCAAACACTTGAGATGCTTGTACATCAAAG GTACCTGCAAAAGGAGAAAGTTAATGGTCCTGAAGGCAATATCATCATGTATGAACTTGCAGAAAGAGCTTTGGATGAATCTATTGCAGAAAAGTTAAAAGATTACATTGGCCAG GTTGTTAGTAATGATACCGCTGCTGAGGCTGATTAA
- the LOC135584450 gene encoding uncharacterized protein LOC135584450 isoform X3, giving the protein MATYNEEYSQIGVSREEKDKLVGEVIRFVLFKTHQNSGCPIKREELTQLITKNYRQRSLPALVINEAREKISNIFGYEMKELQRSRPASNKQGRAPQQSAVEAKSYIVLSQLPADIYSKYIEDKKTSHMTGFTFVVISIVHLAGGKISEENLWHHLRRLGLNESDENNAVFGNTKQTLEMLVHQRYLQKEKVNGPEGNIIMYELAERALDESIAEKLKDYIGQVVSNDTAAEAD; this is encoded by the exons ATGGCAACTTACAATGAGGAATACTCACAGATTGGTGTGTCTCGAGAG GAAAAAGACAAGTTGGTTGGAGAAGTGATCCGCTTTGTACTTTTCaagactcaccaaaactctggatgcccTATAAAGAGGGAGGAATTGACACAACTAATAACAAAAAATTACCGTCAGCGCTCCCTTCCGGCCCTTGTCATAAACGAAGCCAGAGAAAAAATCTCAAACATTTTTGGGTATGAGATGAAAGAATTGCAGCGTTCCCGTCCTGCCTCGAACAAGCAGGGCCGTGCTCCTCAACAAA GTGCCGTTGAAGCAAAATCATATATTGTTTTGAGTCAGCTGCCAGCTGATATTTATAGTAAATATATTGAGGATAAAAAGACTTCACACATGACTGGCTTCACTTTTGTCGTCATCAGCATCGTACATCTCGCAGGAGGTAAAATCTCGGAAG AGAATCTCTGGCATCATTTGAGGAGGCTGGGTTTAAATGAGAGTGATGAAAACAATGCCGTCTTTGGTAACACTAAGCAAACACTTGAGATGCTTGTACATCAAAG GTACCTGCAAAAGGAGAAAGTTAATGGTCCTGAAGGCAATATCATCATGTATGAACTTGCAGAAAGAGCTTTGGATGAATCTATTGCAGAAAAGTTAAAAGATTACATTGGCCAG GTTGTTAGTAATGATACCGCTGCTGAGGCTGATTAA
- the LOC135584450 gene encoding uncharacterized protein LOC135584450 isoform X1 codes for MKAKKSGTVYAALPFQTERLFLMATYNEEYSQIGVSREEKDKLVGEVIRFVLFKTHQNSGCPIKREELTQLITKNYRQRSLPALVINEAREKISNIFGYEMKELQRSRPASNKQGRAPQQSAVEAKSYIVLSQLPADIYSKYIEDKKTSHMTGFTFVVISIVHLAGGKISEENLWHHLRRLGLNESDENNAVFGNTKQTLEMLVHQRYLQKEKVNGPEGNIIMYELAERALDESIAEKLKDYIGQVVSNDTAAEAD; via the exons ATGAAAGCAAAGAAGAGCGGAACAGTATACGCAGCCTTACCATTCCAAACAGAAAGGCTTTTTCT GATGGCAACTTACAATGAGGAATACTCACAGATTGGTGTGTCTCGAGAG GAAAAAGACAAGTTGGTTGGAGAAGTGATCCGCTTTGTACTTTTCaagactcaccaaaactctggatgcccTATAAAGAGGGAGGAATTGACACAACTAATAACAAAAAATTACCGTCAGCGCTCCCTTCCGGCCCTTGTCATAAACGAAGCCAGAGAAAAAATCTCAAACATTTTTGGGTATGAGATGAAAGAATTGCAGCGTTCCCGTCCTGCCTCGAACAAGCAGGGCCGTGCTCCTCAACAAA GTGCCGTTGAAGCAAAATCATATATTGTTTTGAGTCAGCTGCCAGCTGATATTTATAGTAAATATATTGAGGATAAAAAGACTTCACACATGACTGGCTTCACTTTTGTCGTCATCAGCATCGTACATCTCGCAGGAGGTAAAATCTCGGAAG AGAATCTCTGGCATCATTTGAGGAGGCTGGGTTTAAATGAGAGTGATGAAAACAATGCCGTCTTTGGTAACACTAAGCAAACACTTGAGATGCTTGTACATCAAAG GTACCTGCAAAAGGAGAAAGTTAATGGTCCTGAAGGCAATATCATCATGTATGAACTTGCAGAAAGAGCTTTGGATGAATCTATTGCAGAAAAGTTAAAAGATTACATTGGCCAG GTTGTTAGTAATGATACCGCTGCTGAGGCTGATTAA
- the LOC103992238 gene encoding ubiquitin carboxyl-terminal hydrolase 4, with amino-acid sequence MVMGAAGSKLEKALGDQFPEGEHYFGLENFGNTCYCNSVLQALYFCIPFREQLLYYYSNNKNLGDVEENLLTCLADLFTQISSQKKKTGVIAPKRFVQRVKKQNEYFRSYMHQDAHEFLNFLLNELADILEKESDAAKDSIETSSPSEKLANGPNHSLPNGVPKEPLLTWVHKNFQGILTNETRCLRCETVTARDETFLDLSLDIEQNSSITSCLKNFSSTETLNAEDKFFCDKCCSLQEAQKRMKIKKPPHILVIHLKRFKYVEQLGRYKKLSYRVVFPMELKLNNTVEDIDSEYSLFAVVVHVGSGPNHGHYVSLVKSHNHWLLFDDENVEMIDESMVQTFFGSSQEYSGNTDNGYILFYESLGGKS; translated from the exons ATGGTCATGGGGGCCGCCGGCTCCAAGCTAGAGAAGGCCCTCGGCGACCAGTTCCCGGAAGGCGAGCATTATTTCGGTCTCGAGAATTTCGGCAACACCTGCTACTGCAATAGCGTCTTGCAG GCTCTTTATTTTTGCATTCCTTTTCGAGAGCAATTACTATATTATTATTCAAATAACAAGAATCTGGGAGATGTTGAGGAGAACCTTTTAACATGTTTGGCGGACCTTTTTACTCAG ATTAGCTCCCAAAAGAAAAAAACTGGTGTTATTGCTCCGAAGCGCTTTGTGCAGAGAGTGAAGAAACAGAATGAGTACTTCCGCAGCTACATGCACCAG GATGCTCATGAGTTTTTGAATTTCTTGCTGAATGAGCTTGCTGATATTCTTGAAAAAGAGTCTGATGCTGCAAAAGATTCCATCGAAACTTCATCACCATCTGAAAAACTTGCCAATGGACCAAACCATTCTTTGCCAAATGGGGTGCCCAAAGAGCCACTTTTGACCTGGGTTCACAAGAACTTTCAG GGCATATTGACCAATGAAACAAGATGCTTACGCTGTGAAACTGTCACTGCAAGGGATGAGACGTTTCTCGATTTGAGCCTTGATATTGAGCAGAACAGTTCTATAACAAGCTGCCTCAAAAACTTCAGTTCAACAGAGACTCTAAATGCCGAGGACAAGTTCTTCTGTGATAAGTGCTGCAG TTTGCAGGAAGCACAGAAGAGAATGAAGATCAAGAAGCCACCACATATTCTTGTGATCCACCTCAAACGCTTCAAGTATGTCGAGCAGCTCGGCCGGTACAAGAAGCTATCGTACCGTGTTGTGTTCCCCATGGAGCTGAAACTTAATAACACGGTCGAAGACATAGACTCTGAGTACTCTCTCTTTGCGGTTGTGGTTCATGTGGGGAGCGGTCCCAACCATGGTCACTATGTTAGCCTTGTCAAAAGCCACAACCACTGGTTGTTATTTGATGATGAAAACGTGGAGATGATCGATGAATCGATGGTGCAGACATTCTTTGGTTCCTCTCAGGAGTATTCTGGCAACACAGATAACGGGTACATCTTATTCTATGAGAGTCTTGGTGGAAAGAGCTAA